The following are encoded in a window of Thalassotalea insulae genomic DNA:
- a CDS encoding TonB-dependent receptor has translation MVNFKPSKLTLAILSTGLMAVSSSSFAYEEQAEKEKKQAAEEVEVIEVKGFRGSIVESINTKRYSSEVVESISAEDIGKLPDSSIAESIARLPGLTAQRLDGRASRVSIRGFGENEGGTTFNGREQVSISDNRGVEFDLYPSEIMSGVTVYKTPSASLEAEGIAGIVDMQTVKPLGKDERVIQFNGQIEQTSFDKLNPDGNDKGFRGTFSYMDKFADDTIGVAFAYSTMSSPNQEKRWNSWGYPTFTYPDGSDGSILGGAKPFVRSSTLDRDSAMLVVEAAPNDKLQMTFDALYVDFSDEKILRGIEVPFAWGQGSIAAETATIDPSTGFVTSAITQGQRVVVRNDYEERKAELTSLGFNSVYELNDTWQLEFDASYSQVDRDIWSIESYSGTGRGDSRGVADNLGYEFDGGNTGATFSHDLDYSDYNLIQLGGPLSWGWSSALNEKYGVVGSTNADGEYEYHPYENQLQDGFINAPSIDDELTALKLAASHDMDSEVFSSVEFGVSYREREKTKKSEGYFMTLSSFNYPNNPGMLMVPEQYREGSVNLDFIGMGNMIAYDTNGLIKDGYYDLLAESLTNSSHATKSWTVKEEVLSAFIQGNIDSEINGIPVTGNIGVRYVQSDQSSQGNAFNTVDGLVVSSPTDISHDYSHVLPSINLSFRLDDQQTLRFGAAKTISRARLDEMNSSVSATYNQQPDENGNYWKVEGGNPALEPKEAVGIDLSYENYFSDEGYFSVALFHKDLSEWIFDGTYDVDMSGVADPATGNVPENSSATGHGKVNGGSGSLWGYEISVAFPFKIIDESLEGFGLIASHTSVKSDLEDPDGNDYELPGLSDSIQSLTFYYERDGFQARASMRKRGDFKGDVYGLGFSTSQVDILGETIVDAQIGYDFGEAGVEGLEGLSIFLQAQNITEEPFTSLQGDNALQVRDYQDYGSTYLLGFSYKL, from the coding sequence ACAGGATTAATGGCGGTTAGCAGTTCTTCATTTGCCTACGAAGAGCAAGCGGAAAAAGAGAAGAAACAAGCAGCAGAAGAAGTTGAAGTTATTGAGGTTAAAGGCTTTCGTGGCAGTATTGTCGAGTCAATTAACACCAAACGCTATTCATCCGAAGTTGTAGAATCAATTTCAGCCGAAGATATTGGTAAACTGCCGGATTCATCGATTGCAGAGTCGATTGCACGTTTACCTGGATTAACGGCACAACGGTTAGATGGTCGAGCGAGTCGTGTTAGTATTCGTGGTTTCGGTGAAAATGAAGGTGGTACAACTTTTAACGGTCGTGAACAAGTTTCTATCAGTGATAACCGTGGTGTTGAATTTGATTTATACCCTTCAGAAATTATGAGTGGAGTAACTGTTTACAAAACACCTAGCGCAAGCCTTGAAGCTGAAGGTATCGCTGGTATTGTTGATATGCAAACAGTTAAACCATTAGGTAAAGATGAGCGTGTTATTCAATTTAACGGTCAAATTGAGCAAACTAGCTTTGATAAACTAAACCCTGACGGCAACGATAAAGGTTTCCGTGGTACTTTTTCTTATATGGATAAGTTTGCTGACGATACTATCGGTGTTGCTTTTGCTTATTCAACCATGAGTTCTCCGAATCAAGAAAAACGCTGGAATTCATGGGGATACCCAACATTCACTTACCCTGACGGATCTGATGGTTCTATCTTAGGTGGTGCTAAGCCATTTGTTCGTTCATCAACATTAGATCGTGACTCTGCAATGTTAGTCGTAGAAGCTGCGCCTAACGATAAATTGCAGATGACATTCGATGCGCTTTATGTTGATTTTTCCGATGAGAAAATTTTACGTGGTATTGAAGTGCCATTTGCTTGGGGTCAAGGTTCTATTGCTGCTGAAACGGCAACTATTGACCCATCTACAGGTTTTGTAACCAGCGCTATTACGCAAGGTCAACGTGTGGTTGTCCGTAATGATTATGAAGAGCGTAAAGCCGAGTTAACTTCGTTAGGTTTTAACTCTGTCTATGAATTAAATGATACTTGGCAATTAGAATTTGACGCTAGTTATTCACAAGTAGACCGTGATATTTGGAGTATCGAAAGCTATTCAGGTACGGGTCGAGGTGATAGTCGAGGTGTCGCTGATAACTTGGGATATGAGTTTGATGGTGGCAATACTGGCGCAACATTTTCGCACGATTTGGATTATAGTGATTACAACTTGATTCAATTAGGTGGACCATTATCTTGGGGCTGGAGTTCTGCCCTTAATGAAAAGTATGGTGTTGTAGGCTCAACAAATGCTGACGGAGAATACGAGTACCATCCATACGAAAACCAATTACAAGATGGTTTCATTAACGCACCAAGTATTGATGATGAATTAACGGCATTAAAATTAGCCGCATCACATGATATGGATAGTGAAGTCTTTTCGTCAGTAGAGTTTGGTGTATCTTATCGTGAACGTGAAAAAACCAAAAAGTCTGAAGGTTATTTCATGACGCTTTCGTCGTTTAATTACCCAAACAATCCAGGCATGTTAATGGTACCTGAACAATACCGTGAAGGTTCAGTGAATTTAGACTTCATCGGCATGGGCAACATGATTGCCTATGACACTAATGGGTTAATTAAAGATGGCTATTATGATTTGTTAGCTGAAAGCTTAACTAACTCAAGTCATGCAACTAAGTCTTGGACCGTAAAAGAAGAAGTATTATCAGCATTTATCCAAGGTAATATTGATTCTGAAATCAATGGTATCCCAGTAACCGGTAATATTGGTGTACGTTATGTACAATCTGATCAATCTTCACAAGGTAATGCCTTTAATACCGTTGATGGTTTAGTTGTTTCTTCGCCAACAGATATCAGTCATGATTATTCACATGTCTTACCAAGCATTAACTTGTCATTTAGACTTGATGATCAACAAACGTTGCGCTTTGGTGCGGCCAAAACTATCTCGCGTGCTCGTTTAGACGAGATGAATTCATCGGTGAGCGCAACATATAACCAACAGCCAGATGAGAATGGTAATTACTGGAAAGTTGAAGGTGGCAACCCTGCTCTTGAGCCAAAAGAAGCGGTTGGCATAGATTTATCATATGAAAACTACTTCAGTGATGAAGGCTACTTCTCTGTTGCTCTTTTCCACAAAGATCTAAGTGAATGGATTTTTGATGGTACTTATGATGTTGATATGTCAGGTGTTGCTGATCCAGCAACGGGTAATGTTCCGGAAAATTCATCTGCAACTGGCCATGGTAAAGTAAACGGTGGTAGTGGTTCATTATGGGGTTATGAGATCTCAGTTGCTTTTCCATTTAAAATTATCGATGAAAGTTTAGAAGGCTTTGGTTTAATTGCCAGCCATACGTCAGTTAAATCAGATCTTGAAGACCCTGATGGTAATGATTACGAGCTACCAGGTTTATCTGACAGTATTCAGAGCTTAACTTTCTATTATGAGAGAGATGGTTTCCAAGCGCGTGCTAGTATGCGTAAACGTGGTGATTTTAAAGGCGATGTTTACGGTTTAGGTTTCTCAACGAGTCAAGTGGACATTTTAGGTGAAACTATTGTCGATGCACAAATTGGTTACGACTTCGGTGAAGCAGGTGTTGAAGGCTTAGAAGGTTTGTCTATCTTCTTACAAGCGCAAAATATTACCGAAGAGCCATTTACCTCATTACAAGGTGATAACGCACTACAAGTTCGTGATTATCAAGATTATGGTAGTACTTACTTATTAGGGTTTAGCTACAAGCTTTAA
- a CDS encoding alpha-amylase family glycosyl hydrolase — MKQWLEQFFKQRSLFTAAVMTTALLSVTGCKPQTGQSLQTEQPSPIQQTTLTITAKQLKPYSQRPIEDEVFYFVLPDRFYNGNTANDQGDINIPISYGGFEPSNPMAYHGGDLKGLTEKLDYIEQLGVTSIWLTPILRNQAVQGDISGYHGYWVLDFTEIDPHLGSNDDLKQLIAQAHQRNIKIFFDIITNHTADVVKYKECHGEDGTGWSESGEPCPYISLAEMAEGKRYHTVIQKGNENLKTPSWLNEPVHYHNQGDSTFEGENSLNGDFFGLDDLNTESPDVVTGMIAIYKNIISEFKPDGFRIDTVKHVNIEFWQQFVPALKAHATEQGIENFFMFGEVYSGDPKELSKFTNQGKLPSVLDFGLQSALYQTLIEEKSGSVFANLFAQDTLYPDANQLLNFTGNHDMGRFAYLLKRSNKFSQQEIIVRLKLASAISFFVRGVPVIYYGDEQGFVGTGDNHQARQDMMSSKVNAYNRQTLLMTDATTADNNFDQAHPLFKYHAELASVYHQHPTLKRAQQKLLFTNSESGLVVLEKSDKNGIYLIAFNTANNQKTTELALDSSYQLIYQSTPLASENLLNNNTLTLPPLTLAIFKAK, encoded by the coding sequence ATGAAACAGTGGCTTGAACAATTCTTTAAACAACGTAGCTTATTCACAGCAGCAGTAATGACCACGGCATTGCTCAGTGTAACTGGCTGTAAACCACAAACAGGGCAATCGTTGCAAACCGAGCAACCTTCACCCATTCAACAAACAACACTAACTATCACGGCTAAGCAACTTAAGCCTTATAGCCAGCGCCCAATTGAAGATGAAGTGTTTTATTTTGTCCTGCCAGACAGGTTCTATAACGGGAATACAGCAAATGACCAAGGGGATATTAATATCCCTATTTCCTACGGCGGTTTTGAGCCCAGCAACCCCATGGCCTATCATGGCGGTGACTTAAAAGGTTTAACCGAAAAACTTGATTATATAGAACAACTCGGCGTTACCAGCATCTGGCTAACGCCAATATTACGCAATCAGGCTGTACAAGGCGATATTTCCGGTTACCATGGCTATTGGGTGTTAGATTTTACCGAAATCGACCCCCACCTGGGTTCAAACGATGATCTTAAGCAGCTCATTGCTCAGGCCCATCAACGCAATATTAAAATTTTCTTCGACATTATCACCAACCACACCGCCGATGTGGTGAAATATAAAGAATGCCATGGTGAAGATGGTACTGGCTGGTCAGAAAGTGGTGAGCCCTGCCCTTATATTTCACTGGCAGAAATGGCTGAAGGCAAGCGATATCACACTGTTATTCAAAAAGGTAATGAAAACTTAAAAACTCCGAGCTGGCTTAACGAACCCGTGCATTATCACAATCAGGGGGATTCCACCTTTGAAGGAGAAAATTCACTCAATGGCGACTTCTTTGGCCTCGACGATCTTAATACTGAATCACCTGATGTAGTCACTGGCATGATAGCTATTTACAAAAATATTATTTCGGAATTTAAACCGGACGGCTTTCGCATCGACACGGTAAAACACGTTAATATAGAGTTCTGGCAGCAGTTTGTTCCCGCATTAAAGGCACATGCAACAGAACAAGGCATTGAAAACTTCTTTATGTTTGGTGAAGTTTATAGTGGTGACCCAAAAGAATTGAGTAAATTTACCAACCAAGGGAAATTACCATCAGTGCTCGATTTTGGTTTGCAATCGGCACTTTATCAAACCTTAATTGAAGAAAAATCCGGTAGTGTATTTGCCAATTTATTTGCCCAAGACACGCTTTACCCTGACGCCAACCAGCTGCTTAACTTCACCGGCAATCATGATATGGGGCGCTTCGCCTATTTACTTAAACGGAGTAATAAATTTAGCCAGCAAGAAATAATTGTTCGTTTGAAACTGGCAAGTGCTATCAGTTTTTTTGTCCGCGGTGTACCGGTTATTTATTACGGTGACGAACAAGGCTTTGTTGGTACAGGCGATAATCATCAAGCACGTCAGGACATGATGTCATCTAAAGTTAATGCTTATAATCGACAAACCTTGTTAATGACAGATGCAACCACGGCAGATAACAACTTTGATCAAGCACACCCTTTATTTAAGTATCATGCAGAATTAGCAAGCGTTTACCATCAGCATCCAACGCTCAAACGCGCCCAACAAAAGTTACTATTTACCAACTCTGAATCAGGGCTAGTAGTACTTGAAAAATCAGATAAAAATGGCATTTACCTGATTGCTTTTAACACTGCTAACAATCAAAAAACGACCGAATTAGCACTGGATAGCAGCTATCAATTGATTTATCAGTCAACACCATTAGCTTCAGAAAATCTACTCAACAATAATACATTAACTTTGCCGCCATTAACGTTAGCGATATTCAAAGCCAAATAA
- a CDS encoding PLP-dependent aminotransferase family protein, translating to MLAYQKIVRFIEDKIDHKIWSVGEKIPSIRTLMQQHSVAKNTIIRALIELEKNGLLFAKPQAGYFVRKRPSDNQAPQQQYPQSLPSMVSVPEIFYDIMQRSAAFDILPNLPAAPFSNHLIELHRNISKAQRNNRNATMYYDAPLGSKQLREQISARYRLRNSYIDADELCITFGCQHALFLALFVTCQPGDNVVVESPAFYGVVQLLEQLQINIIEVSASPVGGIDTKALAAVAQQWPIKACVVTPSFATPTGATMSEQAKQHLITLANQHDFAVIEDDIYGELSFEQPVSPLKSFDSDNRVILCSSFSKSLSRDLRLGWIAAARWMPDVIRLKLTSQLASNQTTQQGIAEFISKGNYRRHLNYFTHQLMLQRNQLISALQQYWPQDIRYTLPNGGIALWIELSANHNTTELYQHLISENIVITPGNLFSCSNCYPNYLRLSFNHPTTGKRLNAIKKLGKLLSS from the coding sequence ATGCTTGCCTATCAAAAAATTGTCAGATTTATCGAAGATAAAATTGATCATAAAATATGGTCTGTTGGTGAAAAAATTCCTTCTATTCGAACCTTGATGCAGCAACATAGTGTCGCAAAAAACACTATTATTCGCGCCTTAATAGAATTGGAAAAAAACGGATTGCTATTTGCCAAACCTCAAGCGGGTTATTTTGTCCGTAAACGACCAAGCGATAACCAAGCGCCACAGCAACAGTATCCACAGAGTTTACCGTCAATGGTCTCGGTGCCTGAAATTTTCTACGATATTATGCAGCGTAGTGCCGCCTTTGATATTTTACCTAACCTACCGGCAGCACCATTTTCCAACCACTTAATCGAACTGCACCGTAATATCAGCAAAGCACAAAGAAATAACCGTAATGCGACTATGTATTATGATGCGCCATTAGGCTCAAAGCAGCTACGCGAACAGATTTCTGCCCGTTACCGACTGAGAAACAGCTATATTGACGCAGATGAACTGTGCATTACCTTTGGTTGCCAACACGCATTATTTCTGGCGCTATTTGTCACCTGCCAGCCGGGAGACAATGTGGTGGTGGAAAGTCCGGCATTTTATGGGGTAGTACAATTACTGGAACAATTACAGATCAATATCATTGAAGTATCTGCTTCTCCAGTAGGTGGCATAGACACTAAAGCGTTAGCCGCTGTCGCACAGCAATGGCCAATAAAAGCCTGTGTCGTCACGCCCTCATTTGCCACACCTACTGGCGCTACTATGTCTGAACAGGCCAAGCAGCATTTAATCACCCTTGCTAATCAGCACGATTTTGCCGTCATTGAAGATGATATTTATGGCGAACTCAGTTTTGAACAGCCAGTATCGCCGTTAAAATCATTCGATAGCGACAATCGGGTAATATTATGCAGCTCATTTTCTAAATCACTGTCACGCGATTTAAGACTAGGCTGGATAGCAGCTGCACGCTGGATGCCTGATGTCATCCGGTTAAAACTTACCAGTCAATTAGCAAGCAACCAAACCACTCAGCAAGGGATTGCAGAATTTATCAGTAAAGGGAACTACCGCCGGCACCTCAATTACTTTACCCATCAGCTAATGCTGCAGCGTAATCAACTGATTTCAGCACTCCAGCAATACTGGCCGCAAGATATTCGATATACCCTACCCAATGGGGGGATTGCACTGTGGATAGAACTTAGCGCTAACCACAATACCACCGAGCTCTATCAACACCTTATTAGTGAAAATATTGTGATCACCCCGGGAAATTTATTTTCCTGTAGCAACTGCTACCCCAACTACCTGCGTTTAAGCTTTAATCACCCGACAACAGGTAAACGCTTAAATGCGATCAAGAAACTGGGTAAATTGCTGTCTAGTTAA
- a CDS encoding tryptophan halogenase family protein, whose product MKKDKIENVVIVGGGTAGWITAALMVKVLGKAINITLVESDKIGIIGVGEATIPPIIPFNNALGIDEKAFLKATKGTLKLGIEFENWKQQGDKYMHAFGGIGKNFPFCDFYHFWVKSQQLGYPSEFGEFSLNYQASKAGKFAKINRIEGTNLPGIEYAYHFDAGLYAKFLREFSEKLGVKRFEGIIERVDVDKESGYINTLHLEDNQAIAGDLFIDCTGLKALLIEQTLSTGFEDWSHWLPCDRAMAVACESVKPIVPYTRSIAHSAGWRWRIPLQHRTGNGVVYSSKHMSDQQAQDLLLSSLDGAQIGEPKTISFKTGRRRKQWHKNVVAIGLSSGFFEPLESTNIHLIQTAATRLLKFFPHMGIKDEEVAEFNRQSQIESERMRDFIILHYKQTQRDDSEFWRACQRMDVPKTLTNKMALFEQSGKIFREQDELFTEIAWQQVMIGQGLVPKDHHPLVDSLSKEQITELMDNLKTIIDRTVGNLPTHDAFLSQL is encoded by the coding sequence GTGAAAAAAGATAAGATTGAAAATGTCGTGATTGTTGGTGGTGGTACTGCTGGCTGGATCACTGCTGCACTAATGGTTAAGGTGTTAGGTAAAGCCATTAATATCACCTTAGTAGAGTCAGATAAAATAGGGATTATTGGCGTTGGAGAGGCGACAATTCCACCGATCATTCCGTTTAATAATGCACTAGGTATTGATGAAAAAGCATTTTTAAAAGCAACAAAAGGTACACTGAAACTTGGCATTGAGTTTGAAAATTGGAAACAGCAGGGTGACAAGTATATGCATGCTTTTGGTGGCATTGGCAAAAACTTCCCTTTCTGTGACTTCTATCATTTTTGGGTAAAGAGTCAGCAGTTAGGCTACCCTTCTGAATTTGGGGAGTTTTCATTAAATTATCAGGCCTCGAAAGCGGGGAAATTTGCCAAAATAAACCGTATTGAAGGGACTAATTTGCCAGGCATCGAGTACGCTTATCACTTTGACGCTGGTTTATATGCCAAATTTTTACGAGAGTTTAGTGAAAAACTCGGTGTAAAACGCTTTGAAGGGATTATTGAACGAGTAGATGTCGATAAAGAGTCTGGCTATATTAATACGTTACATTTAGAAGATAATCAAGCCATTGCTGGCGATTTATTTATTGACTGTACTGGGTTAAAAGCTTTGTTGATAGAGCAAACGTTATCGACTGGTTTTGAAGATTGGTCGCACTGGTTGCCATGTGATCGAGCAATGGCTGTGGCTTGTGAGTCAGTTAAGCCTATTGTACCTTATACTCGGTCTATTGCTCATAGTGCTGGCTGGCGTTGGCGCATTCCTCTACAGCATCGTACGGGTAACGGTGTGGTTTACTCGAGTAAGCATATGAGCGACCAACAGGCACAGGATTTATTGTTATCTAGTTTAGATGGTGCACAAATCGGCGAGCCAAAAACTATCTCGTTTAAAACCGGACGTCGTCGTAAACAATGGCATAAAAACGTTGTGGCGATTGGCCTGTCCAGTGGATTTTTTGAACCGTTAGAGTCGACTAATATTCACCTTATTCAAACGGCGGCAACACGCTTATTAAAATTCTTTCCGCATATGGGGATTAAAGATGAAGAAGTTGCAGAATTTAATCGACAATCGCAAATAGAATCAGAACGAATGCGTGATTTTATTATTTTGCATTACAAGCAAACTCAGCGTGATGACTCCGAATTTTGGCGCGCTTGCCAGCGAATGGATGTGCCAAAAACGTTAACTAATAAAATGGCGTTGTTTGAACAAAGTGGAAAAATTTTTCGTGAACAGGATGAACTGTTTACCGAAATAGCTTGGCAACAAGTAATGATAGGCCAAGGATTAGTGCCTAAAGATCATCATCCGTTGGTTGATTCGTTAAGCAAAGAGCAAATTACTGAGCTAATGGATAACTTGAAAACGATTATTGATCGTACCGTTGGAAATTTGCCAACGCATGATGCTTTCTTATCTCAGTTATAG
- the ccoG gene encoding cytochrome c oxidase accessory protein CcoG — protein sequence MHQLTNHNEQVIFQTKHIDGKHHIREQHGRYQRMRRYLAWSLVLLFIALPLVQFQGQQALLFDIAQQKFNVFAWSFYPQDLMLFVFIFLFSAFALFYVATRYGRVWCGYTCPQTIWTMMYLWVEHRIEGNRQAKIKLNNSKLTLKKLLIKTVKHAIWFTIALVTATIFISYFIPAHQLYSDLLQLDISLLTFNWIAFFACCTYINAGFIREKMCEHMCPYSRFQSVMMTKSTKVISYDHHRGEGRGARKMNQAIPQGLGDCVDCKLCVQVCPVGIDIREGLQYQCISCGLCIDACDQTMDKFSYQRGLIKYASEHKQRITSWRNISYLLVLATILAAGSYWLMQRNTFEVAVFKDRNILYRELAGELIENSYQIKIFNKSQSLAYYQLNVNGISDVKLKSPDKIVVQPGQQKILTVNVVAKSVTSNLVKDNNTEIRFIVKNLSENQLVKVKSTFYAPS from the coding sequence ATGCATCAGCTTACTAACCATAACGAACAAGTCATTTTTCAAACTAAGCACATTGATGGCAAGCATCATATTCGTGAACAACATGGCCGCTATCAGCGGATGCGACGTTATTTAGCTTGGTCATTAGTATTATTATTCATCGCTTTACCTTTAGTACAGTTTCAGGGGCAGCAAGCATTACTGTTTGATATTGCCCAGCAAAAATTCAATGTCTTTGCCTGGTCTTTCTATCCGCAAGATTTAATGCTGTTTGTTTTTATCTTTTTATTCAGCGCATTTGCTTTGTTTTATGTCGCGACCCGATATGGCCGGGTATGGTGTGGTTATACCTGTCCGCAAACTATCTGGACCATGATGTACTTATGGGTGGAACACAGAATAGAGGGTAACCGGCAGGCAAAAATAAAACTCAATAACAGTAAACTTACGCTAAAAAAACTGCTGATAAAAACGGTGAAACACGCTATCTGGTTTACTATTGCGTTAGTTACCGCGACGATATTTATCTCTTATTTTATACCTGCTCACCAGTTATACAGTGATTTATTACAACTCGACATTTCTTTGTTGACCTTTAACTGGATCGCATTTTTCGCTTGTTGTACGTATATCAATGCCGGATTTATTCGTGAAAAAATGTGTGAGCATATGTGCCCTTATTCACGATTTCAGTCGGTGATGATGACAAAAAGTACCAAGGTGATCAGTTATGATCACCATCGAGGGGAAGGCCGTGGCGCACGTAAAATGAATCAGGCCATACCGCAAGGATTAGGAGATTGTGTTGATTGTAAACTGTGTGTGCAGGTCTGTCCGGTTGGTATCGATATTCGCGAGGGCTTGCAATATCAATGCATCAGCTGTGGTTTATGCATTGATGCCTGTGATCAAACCATGGATAAGTTTTCCTATCAGCGAGGACTGATAAAGTATGCCAGTGAGCACAAACAACGCATTACCAGCTGGCGTAATATTAGCTATCTATTGGTATTGGCAACAATTTTAGCTGCTGGGAGTTATTGGCTTATGCAGCGTAATACGTTTGAAGTGGCAGTATTTAAAGACAGAAATATTTTGTATCGCGAACTTGCCGGCGAGCTCATTGAAAATAGCTATCAAATTAAGATTTTTAATAAAAGCCAGTCGCTTGCATACTACCAACTCAATGTGAATGGCATATCGGATGTCAAGCTTAAATCGCCTGATAAAATAGTGGTACAGCCAGGCCAGCAAAAAATCTTAACAGTTAATGTTGTTGCTAAGTCTGTGACTAGTAACTTAGTCAAAGATAACAATACGGAGATTCGCTTTATCGTTAAAAACTTATCTGAAAATCAGTTAGTAAAAGTAAAATCTACGTTCTATGCGCCGAGCTAA
- a CDS encoding alpha-glucosidase family protein, whose translation MEIQPWWRGAVIYQIYPRSFMDANNDGIGDLAGIITKLPYVKSLGVDAIWISPFFKSPMKDFGYDISGYREIDPMFGTMADFDQLMAQAKEQNLKVIIDQVLSHTSDQHPWFIESRQDKTNAKADWYVWADANEDGTPPNNWLSIFGGCAWQWEPRRQQYYLHNFLTSQPDLNFHNPEVRKAVLENVKFWLDKGVDGFRLDAINFCFHDKELRDNPAKAPADRQGRGFSEDNPYAFQYHYYNNTQPENIAFMEEIRGLMDQYPGVVTLGEISSEDSLQTMAEYTQGDKRLHMAYSFELLTPDGSPSYIRQTVEALEGKLADGWPCWAIGNHDVTRVASRWATAETRELQSKMFNALLASLRGSVCSYQGEELGLSEADIAFDDLQDPYGITFWPTFKGRDGCRTPMPWQSAEVNAGFSQVERPWLPVSEQHQAHAVAVQENDQASVLTAYRTFLNWRKTQAALRFGEIEFLVSDDEKLVFTRQYQGEKLLVVANFTDQPISYQLSTEKVQLLDGHGFSLPTISQQTNQLELSPFQIAYLVI comes from the coding sequence ATGGAAATTCAACCTTGGTGGCGTGGCGCCGTAATTTATCAAATTTATCCTCGTAGTTTTATGGATGCCAATAATGATGGTATTGGCGATCTGGCAGGAATTATCACTAAGCTTCCGTATGTGAAAAGCTTAGGTGTAGATGCTATTTGGATTTCGCCATTTTTTAAATCGCCAATGAAAGATTTTGGCTATGATATTAGCGGCTATCGCGAAATTGACCCGATGTTTGGCACCATGGCTGATTTTGATCAGTTGATGGCACAAGCAAAAGAACAGAATTTAAAGGTGATCATTGATCAGGTGTTAAGCCATACATCCGATCAACATCCATGGTTTATCGAAAGCCGTCAGGATAAGACTAATGCCAAAGCAGACTGGTATGTCTGGGCAGATGCTAATGAAGATGGCACACCGCCGAATAACTGGTTATCAATTTTTGGTGGCTGTGCCTGGCAGTGGGAACCGCGTCGTCAACAGTATTATTTGCATAACTTTTTAACCTCACAACCAGATTTAAACTTTCATAATCCAGAGGTGCGAAAAGCGGTACTGGAAAACGTTAAATTCTGGTTAGACAAAGGTGTCGATGGCTTCCGTCTTGATGCGATTAACTTTTGTTTTCATGATAAAGAGTTACGAGACAATCCGGCAAAAGCACCAGCGGATCGTCAGGGACGTGGCTTTAGTGAAGATAATCCATATGCGTTTCAGTATCATTATTACAATAATACTCAACCAGAAAATATTGCTTTTATGGAAGAGATCCGTGGCTTAATGGATCAGTATCCTGGCGTCGTAACGCTAGGAGAAATATCGTCGGAAGATTCGTTGCAAACCATGGCAGAATATACTCAGGGGGATAAACGCCTACATATGGCCTATAGCTTTGAGCTGTTAACCCCAGATGGTAGCCCGAGTTATATTCGTCAAACGGTGGAAGCGCTAGAAGGCAAACTTGCTGATGGCTGGCCGTGTTGGGCAATTGGTAATCACGATGTTACGCGGGTTGCCAGTCGCTGGGCGACAGCTGAAACTCGTGAGCTGCAAAGTAAAATGTTTAATGCTTTACTCGCCTCACTGCGCGGTAGCGTTTGCAGCTATCAAGGGGAAGAGCTGGGCTTAAGTGAAGCAGATATCGCGTTTGATGATTTACAGGATCCATACGGTATTACCTTCTGGCCAACATTTAAAGGCCGTGATGGTTGTCGTACGCCAATGCCGTGGCAAAGCGCTGAAGTTAACGCCGGTTTCTCTCAAGTAGAGCGCCCATGGTTGCCGGTTAGTGAACAGCATCAAGCTCACGCTGTTGCAGTGCAGGAAAATGATCAAGCCTCGGTGTTAACGGCATATCGCACTTTCCTTAACTGGCGTAAAACACAGGCGGCGTTGCGTTTTGGTGAGATAGAATTTTTGGTTAGTGACGATGAAAAGCTAGTGTTTACTCGCCAATATCAGGGCGAGAAACTGTTAGTGGTAGCGAATTTCACTGATCAACCAATCAGCTATCAGCTAAGCACAGAAAAAGTGCAGCTATTAGATGGTCATGGCTTTAGCTTGCCGACTATTTCACAACAGACCAATCAACTCGAACTGTCACCATTTCAAATCGCGTATTTAGTTATTTAA